A window of Dorea formicigenerans contains these coding sequences:
- a CDS encoding 5-methyltetrahydropteroyltriglutamate--homocysteine S-methyltransferase produces MKTPFRYDFVGSFLRPQRLKDARKDFEEGKITQADLTKVEDECIVDLVNKIKGLGYHVITDGEFRRSTWHLDFMWGFEGIEHQKTVEGNTTFDAEAAMIDDTYMTGKISVKNHPFVEHFKYVKALEDENTVAKQTIPSPGQFYAYFTGAQLLATTLKIYGSEEAFADDVIKAYGEFVQEIYAAGCRNLQFDDCVWGGMVDAKMATALTGRNGQALEDYKKRLLKLNNQVVAQAPEDLVINTHVCRGNYHSTFFSSGAYDSVADLLFGEENVNAYYLEYDDKRSGGFAPLVKVSGDKKVVLGLITTKIPQLEDKGKVIARIHEAEKYVPLDRLYLSPQCGFASCEIGNKLTEEEQWEKLKLVKEIAEEVWGDR; encoded by the coding sequence ATGAAGACACCATTTCGATATGATTTTGTAGGAAGTTTTTTAAGACCACAGAGATTAAAAGATGCAAGAAAAGATTTTGAAGAGGGAAAAATTACACAGGCTGATCTGACAAAAGTAGAAGACGAGTGTATCGTTGATTTAGTAAATAAAATCAAGGGACTTGGCTACCATGTTATTACAGACGGAGAGTTCAGAAGATCCACTTGGCATCTTGACTTTATGTGGGGATTTGAAGGTATCGAGCATCAGAAGACAGTAGAGGGAAATACAACATTTGACGCAGAAGCAGCCATGATTGATGATACCTATATGACAGGAAAGATTTCTGTAAAGAATCACCCGTTTGTAGAACATTTTAAATATGTAAAAGCATTGGAAGATGAAAATACAGTTGCAAAACAGACCATCCCTTCACCAGGACAGTTCTATGCTTACTTCACCGGAGCGCAGCTTCTTGCTACGACTTTAAAAATCTATGGCTCAGAAGAAGCATTTGCAGATGATGTCATCAAAGCTTATGGAGAATTCGTTCAGGAGATTTATGCGGCAGGATGCAGAAATCTTCAGTTCGATGATTGTGTATGGGGCGGTATGGTAGATGCAAAAATGGCGACAGCTCTGACCGGAAGAAACGGACAGGCTTTGGAAGATTATAAGAAGCGTCTGCTGAAACTGAATAACCAGGTTGTTGCACAGGCACCGGAAGACCTTGTAATCAATACACATGTGTGCAGAGGGAACTATCATTCTACGTTCTTCAGCTCCGGTGCATATGATTCCGTTGCAGACCTTCTGTTTGGAGAGGAAAATGTAAATGCCTACTATCTGGAGTATGATGACAAGAGATCAGGAGGTTTCGCACCACTTGTAAAAGTATCTGGAGATAAGAAGGTCGTACTTGGACTCATTACGACAAAGATACCACAGTTAGAGGATAAAGGAAAAGTCATTGCCAGAATCCATGAAGCAGAGAAATACGTTCCACTGGATCGCCTGTACTTAAGTCCACAATGTGGATTCGCATCTTGCGAGATCGGTAACAAGCTGACAGAAGAAGAGCAGTGGGAAAAATTAAAACTTGTAAAAGAAATTGCAGAAGAAGTCTGGGGAGATAGATAA
- a CDS encoding replication initiation factor domain-containing protein — translation MTALIDWCQITVKGADVFTIIEDILRIPLSFMELHGKEKGIAGHELIARFDNIKILKPTGNAQYEGFQILMSGSGCRNYENFLLLNRETWFDFLERVCRYPVNFPRIDLAIDDRKPYLSIPELIRLKNEGLISSQLRDTSENRSDKLKEDEIEAQGKTLYLGSKHSDFRIIFYEKGYEQAEKFGKELNPDWNRYELRFRHKKAGRLVEEVLKDRDVARIALSVLNEKVRFLQKPENNMITRKRLYPTYPPWEELMQDVGKIKLTMNPEKKTLERTWRWLNVAVSPSLKLMDKIGKLDNRDYIRQLVERGQMNEEQQRIYEDYKKSFLLREEERRIFDSEY, via the coding sequence TTGACAGCACTGATTGACTGGTGTCAGATTACCGTCAAAGGTGCAGACGTGTTCACAATTATAGAAGATATCCTGCGGATTCCACTGAGTTTTATGGAACTGCATGGTAAGGAAAAAGGAATTGCCGGGCACGAACTGATAGCAAGATTTGACAATATCAAGATTCTGAAACCGACAGGAAATGCACAGTATGAGGGATTCCAGATTCTTATGAGTGGTTCGGGATGCAGGAATTATGAAAATTTTCTTTTACTGAACAGGGAAACATGGTTTGACTTTCTGGAAAGAGTTTGCAGATACCCGGTGAATTTCCCGCGGATAGACTTGGCAATCGACGATAGAAAGCCTTACCTGTCTATCCCGGAATTGATTCGACTGAAAAATGAGGGGCTGATATCCAGTCAGTTGCGTGACACATCAGAGAACCGTTCCGATAAGCTGAAAGAAGATGAAATAGAAGCACAGGGGAAAACGCTCTATCTCGGCAGTAAACACAGTGATTTTCGAATTATATTCTATGAAAAGGGATATGAACAGGCAGAAAAGTTCGGAAAAGAACTCAACCCGGACTGGAACAGATATGAACTCCGATTCCGGCACAAAAAAGCGGGCAGATTAGTAGAAGAAGTTCTGAAAGACAGGGATGTGGCACGGATTGCATTGTCCGTATTAAACGAGAAAGTACGTTTCTTACAGAAGCCGGAAAACAATATGATTACAAGGAAACGGCTCTATCCTACTTATCCCCCGTGGGAAGAACTCATGCAGGATGTAGGGAAGATAAAGCTGACCATGAATCCAGAGAAAAAAACTCTGGAACGGACATGGCGGTGGCTGAACGTAGCAGTTTCGCCCTCATTAAAACTAATGGATAAAATTGGGAAACTGGATAACAGAGATTACATCCGGCAGTTAGTAGAACGGGGGCAGATGAACGAAGAACAACAACGGATATATGAGGACTATAAAAAATCTTTCCTTTTGAGGGAAGAAGAAAGGAGAATTTTTGATAGTGAGTATTAG
- a CDS encoding branched-chain amino acid transporter permease produces MTLAQQIITIGLCVLGTMTTRFLPFLVFRENRETPKFIQYVGKFLPSAVFGMLVVYCLRNVNVLQGTHGIPEFISILVTAGLHIWKRQMLVSIAGGTICYILLLHFC; encoded by the coding sequence ATGACATTAGCTCAACAAATCATCACTATCGGACTTTGTGTACTTGGTACAATGACTACACGTTTCCTGCCTTTTCTTGTATTTCGTGAAAACCGGGAAACTCCTAAGTTCATTCAATATGTTGGAAAATTTCTTCCATCCGCAGTTTTCGGCATGCTGGTCGTTTACTGTCTGAGAAATGTAAATGTATTGCAAGGTACACATGGAATCCCAGAGTTCATTTCCATTCTCGTTACTGCCGGACTCCATATCTGGAAACGTCAGATGCTGGTATCTATTGCAGGAGGAACCATCTGCTATATATTATTGCTACATTTTTGTTAA
- a CDS encoding response regulator transcription factor, with protein sequence MGKVSVLIRRKENVFQILIVEDDKELSQLFQKVLEKNGYQVKSASDGAQALEVLDKEYIDLIISDIMMPVMDGYELVSELRSAGYQIPVLMITAKGSFDDMRQGFLSGSDDYMVKPVNVNEMVLRVGALLRRAQILNEHKIVIGSTEFDYDAMTVTTDKESLVLPKKEFLLLYKLAASPGRTFTKQQLMDEVWGYETEADPHTIEVHIGRIRERFKDNPDFEIVTMRGIGYKVVKK encoded by the coding sequence ATGGGCAAGGTATCTGTTTTAATAAGGAGGAAGGAAAACGTGTTTCAAATATTGATTGTAGAAGATGATAAAGAATTAAGCCAGCTATTCCAAAAAGTGCTTGAGAAGAATGGATATCAAGTCAAAAGTGCATCGGATGGAGCACAGGCATTAGAAGTATTGGATAAGGAATATATTGATCTGATCATTTCTGATATTATGATGCCGGTTATGGATGGTTATGAACTGGTGTCAGAACTTCGTTCAGCAGGATATCAGATACCAGTTCTTATGATCACTGCGAAAGGTTCCTTTGATGATATGCGCCAGGGATTTCTTTCGGGAAGTGACGATTATATGGTAAAACCGGTAAATGTGAATGAAATGGTTTTAAGAGTCGGAGCACTGCTTCGTCGTGCACAGATACTGAATGAACACAAAATTGTGATCGGTTCAACAGAGTTTGATTATGATGCAATGACGGTTACAACTGATAAGGAAAGTCTTGTTTTGCCTAAAAAAGAATTCCTACTTTTATATAAGCTTGCAGCTTCGCCAGGCAGAACATTTACAAAACAACAGTTGATGGATGAAGTATGGGGATACGAGACGGAGGCAGACCCACATACGATAGAGGTACATATAGGAAGAATCAGAGAGCGTTTTAAAGATAACCCTGATTTTGAAATCGTAACAATGCGTGGAATTGGATACAAGGTGGTGAAAAAATAA
- a CDS encoding helix-turn-helix domain-containing protein has protein sequence MIKYDKLWETMKSKGITQYDLYTRYHMNRSQLNRLRHNRNVEVNTIDKLCNILNCNIEDIMTHYPDDNVF, from the coding sequence ATGATAAAATATGACAAGTTGTGGGAAACAATGAAGTCTAAGGGAATTACTCAATATGATTTGTATACTCGTTATCATATGAATCGTTCCCAACTAAACAGACTGAGACATAATCGAAATGTAGAAGTAAACACCATAGATAAATTGTGTAATATTTTGAATTGTAACATTGAAGATATTATGACGCATTATCCAGACGATAATGTTTTTTAA
- a CDS encoding tyrosine-type recombinase/integrase: MTKATVYDDSELLNYAVQTGIISLDTMLNDMAIMERKEILAQHVYSITTTTDKSGKEIFSTYLPNPDGTRLFRRRNSLEELENVIVDFYKALQEEIYIENVFYEWIDRKLDFGEIQKASYDRYVNDYKRFFHYTNIPISKKKFKNINEDDLEIFIKTTIRDLGLTRKAYAGLRTLIRGIFKYGKKKKYTSISITEFFGDLELPNNLFKRRIVDKQKEVFMENEIPLVINYLKRNPDIYNLGILLAFQTGLRVGELSTLKAGDFSGRIIKIRRTEDKYRDENDKWVVAVKEHAKTDAGNRDLIIPTTATETINQILALNHNGTYLFERNGKRIRGNTFNKRLSQICKKLNIPHRTMHKIRKTYGTTLIDSNVDEGFITEQMGHSDISTTKKLYYFSNKTTKNKEKQIENAISF; encoded by the coding sequence ATGACAAAAGCAACCGTTTACGATGATTCTGAACTGTTGAATTATGCAGTCCAGACAGGTATAATCTCTTTAGATACCATGCTGAATGATATGGCAATTATGGAAAGAAAAGAAATACTTGCACAGCATGTTTATTCAATAACAACTACAACTGATAAATCGGGAAAAGAAATTTTTTCTACCTATTTACCCAACCCGGACGGTACTCGGCTTTTCAGACGAAGAAATTCTCTTGAGGAATTGGAAAATGTCATTGTAGATTTTTATAAGGCATTACAAGAAGAAATCTACATTGAAAACGTGTTCTATGAATGGATTGACCGGAAACTGGATTTTGGAGAAATACAAAAAGCGTCTTATGACCGTTATGTAAATGACTACAAAAGATTTTTTCATTATACAAATATTCCAATCTCCAAAAAGAAGTTTAAAAATATCAATGAGGATGACTTAGAAATCTTTATTAAAACTACCATTCGTGATTTAGGACTGACTAGAAAAGCCTATGCCGGACTTCGTACATTGATTAGAGGTATTTTTAAATATGGCAAGAAGAAAAAATATACTTCTATCAGCATAACAGAATTTTTCGGAGACTTGGAACTTCCCAATAATCTCTTTAAAAGAAGAATTGTCGATAAGCAAAAAGAAGTATTCATGGAAAATGAAATCCCTCTTGTAATCAATTATTTGAAGCGTAACCCGGATATTTATAACCTTGGAATATTGCTTGCTTTTCAGACAGGGTTACGAGTAGGGGAATTAAGTACCTTAAAAGCAGGAGATTTTTCTGGACGTATTATTAAAATCAGACGTACGGAAGATAAATACCGGGATGAAAATGACAAGTGGGTTGTAGCTGTGAAAGAACATGCGAAAACAGATGCCGGAAACCGTGATTTGATTATTCCTACAACTGCAACAGAAACGATAAATCAAATACTGGCATTAAACCATAACGGAACATATTTATTTGAACGTAATGGTAAACGTATCAGAGGAAATACGTTCAATAAGCGTTTATCCCAAATATGCAAAAAGTTAAATATCCCTCACAGAACAATGCACAAAATACGAAAGACCTATGGTACTACATTGATTGACAGCAACGTGGACGAGGGATTTATCACAGAACAAATGGGACACAGCGACATCAGCACAACAAAAAAGTTATATTATTTCAGCAACAAAACAACGAAAAATAAAGAAAAGCAGATTGAAAATGCTATCTCATTTTAG
- a CDS encoding helix-turn-helix domain-containing protein: MFVNKEAVGKRILQIRKKYGYSMQKFGEIIDNAPKGSVNSWEKGVNLPNEKRLKQIATLGNMTLNELLYGSFKEYVDMLITEKLGIELPEEFTKTFYPLLEQKGFTYGDDIEIVRLVNGFLTYHNLTTKETAIFYQPTAYSGDYFDGIIQKADSSILVCRAYADKANNTLHIIPAFENGQTAEVADFFHALEKITVPHSNNYFTSGFLTLGLALRDSKVIVYGIDVKQGTAQVIPYEYDCESDAYIQNEHLTYNRQDSFLREATKEAVYRKMQSDQK, encoded by the coding sequence ATGTTTGTAAATAAAGAAGCAGTAGGAAAACGGATTTTGCAGATACGCAAGAAATACGGTTACAGTATGCAGAAGTTTGGGGAAATCATAGATAATGCCCCGAAAGGCTCTGTAAACAGTTGGGAAAAGGGTGTGAATCTCCCCAATGAGAAACGCTTGAAGCAGATTGCCACGTTGGGAAATATGACACTTAACGAACTTCTGTATGGTTCATTCAAAGAATATGTAGATATGCTTATCACAGAAAAACTGGGGATTGAACTGCCGGAAGAATTTACTAAAACTTTTTATCCCCTTTTAGAACAGAAAGGCTTTACCTACGGGGATGATATCGAGATTGTCCGGCTTGTAAACGGCTTTCTGACTTATCATAACCTTACAACAAAAGAAACTGCCATTTTCTATCAGCCGACTGCATACTCCGGCGATTATTTTGACGGTATCATACAAAAAGCGGATTCTTCCATTCTAGTCTGCCGGGCATATGCAGATAAGGCAAATAACACCTTACATATCATTCCGGCTTTTGAGAATGGACAGACAGCGGAAGTAGCAGACTTTTTTCATGCACTGGAAAAAATAACTGTTCCACACAGCAATAATTACTTCACTTCCGGCTTTCTGACACTCGGACTGGCATTAAGAGATTCCAAAGTGATTGTCTATGGAATTGACGTGAAACAGGGAACAGCACAGGTTATCCCCTACGAATATGATTGCGAATCAGACGCTTATATCCAGAATGAACATCTGACATATAACAGACAGGACAGCTTTCTCCGGGAAGCTACGAAAGAAGCAGTCTATCGGAAAATGCAATCCGACCAAAAATAA
- the cls gene encoding cardiolipin synthase produces the protein MKQDTLEGKAKTKNGVKRLCFSIICILLEVIFIITIVTRLNEYAEIINLFTRILSGILVLGLYASNKTSSMKMPWVILILISPIMGVGLYLLIGLNGGTHKMRERYAEIDSKLLPMLPDSQECLSKIKETIPKAGNIASYIQRNSQYPIYQNTDIVYFDEAVKGLEAQLKDLEKAQKFIFMEYHAIEDAEAWHKIQDVLEERVKAGVEVRVFYDDMGSIGFINTDFVKKMEAIGIHCRVFNPFVPGLNLFLNNRDHRKITVIDGKVGFTGGYNLANEYFNYTHPYGQWKDTGIRLEGDAVQSLTVTFLEMWNAVSDKDANDSDFSKYLFHYDYAAQQTGFVQPYADSPMDNEQVGEEVYISMINKAEKYCWFMTPYLIITDEMTHALCLAAKRGVDVRIITPGIPDKKFIYNITRSFYHGLVKHGVRVYEWTPGFCHAKMSVADDCMATCGTINLDYRSLYHHFENGCFMADCQAVVEIKNDLIRTMGECRDVTDQYQTGRSAYLRLGQLFMRLFAGLL, from the coding sequence ATGAAACAAGATACTTTAGAGGGCAAAGCAAAAACAAAAAATGGGGTAAAACGGCTGTGTTTTTCCATAATCTGCATTCTTCTGGAAGTGATTTTTATTATTACTATCGTAACACGCTTGAATGAATATGCAGAAATCATAAATTTATTTACAAGGATTTTGAGTGGGATCTTGGTTTTGGGATTGTACGCATCAAATAAGACATCCTCTATGAAAATGCCTTGGGTCATCTTAATTCTAATTTCCCCAATTATGGGTGTAGGCCTGTATTTGTTGATTGGTTTGAATGGTGGCACACATAAAATGCGTGAGAGATATGCAGAAATTGATAGCAAATTGTTACCAATGCTTCCAGACAGTCAGGAGTGTTTGAGCAAAATAAAAGAAACAATTCCGAAAGCAGGAAATATAGCAAGTTACATACAAAGAAATTCGCAGTATCCAATCTATCAGAATACGGATATTGTGTATTTTGATGAAGCAGTGAAAGGATTAGAGGCACAGCTTAAGGATTTGGAGAAAGCACAGAAGTTTATCTTTATGGAATATCATGCGATAGAAGACGCTGAAGCATGGCATAAGATTCAAGATGTTCTGGAAGAGCGAGTAAAAGCAGGTGTGGAAGTTAGAGTATTCTACGATGATATGGGTTCTATTGGCTTTATTAACACAGATTTTGTGAAAAAGATGGAGGCAATAGGAATTCATTGCCGTGTATTCAATCCGTTTGTGCCAGGTTTAAATCTGTTTTTGAACAATCGTGATCATAGAAAAATAACAGTTATTGATGGAAAAGTCGGATTTACAGGTGGATATAATCTAGCAAACGAATATTTTAATTACACACACCCGTATGGACAGTGGAAAGATACAGGTATTCGTTTAGAAGGAGATGCTGTTCAGTCGCTTACGGTGACATTTTTGGAAATGTGGAATGCAGTAAGTGATAAGGATGCTAATGATTCTGATTTTAGTAAATACCTTTTCCACTATGATTATGCGGCACAGCAAACTGGGTTTGTTCAACCTTATGCAGACAGCCCTATGGATAATGAGCAAGTAGGAGAAGAAGTTTATATCAGTATGATAAATAAAGCTGAAAAATATTGTTGGTTTATGACTCCATATCTAATCATAACAGATGAAATGACGCATGCGTTATGTCTGGCTGCTAAGCGAGGGGTAGACGTAAGAATTATCACACCTGGTATCCCTGATAAAAAATTCATTTATAATATAACTCGTTCTTTTTATCATGGATTAGTTAAACATGGTGTTCGTGTTTATGAGTGGACTCCTGGTTTCTGTCATGCAAAAATGAGTGTGGCAGATGACTGTATGGCAACTTGTGGAACAATTAATCTGGATTATCGAAGTTTATATCACCATTTTGAAAACGGCTGTTTTATGGCAGATTGTCAGGCAGTTGTGGAAATAAAAAATGATCTGATAAGAACGATGGGAGAATGTCGTGATGTGACAGACCAATATCAAACCGGACGAAGTGCATATTTGCGACTGGGACAATTATTTATGAGATTATTTGCTGGATTGCTATAA
- a CDS encoding LysR family transcriptional regulator has translation MLDFRTNTFLTVCETMNFTEAAKRLNITQPAVSQHIRFLENEYNTQLFLYHNKQLYITQTGKVLKKRLMTMKNDQLSIFEEMKSVSGDIELLSIGVTMTIGEYAVVDRIADFMNQHPDMNLHIHFGNTSQLLSLLDEGKINLALVEGNYPKDRYGHMNYSTEDYIGVCKVSHTFLKKNPKTMNDLKNERLIVRESGSGTRNILEELLLARGMEIPDFERCIEVENMHTIIGLLKRDCGISFMYKIAVADELESGVLKEIKLSDFKMQHDFDFIWEKDSIYTDKYVEICKELSISK, from the coding sequence ATGTTAGATTTTAGGACGAACACCTTTCTCACAGTGTGTGAAACCATGAATTTTACAGAGGCAGCAAAGAGATTAAATATTACACAACCGGCTGTTTCGCAACATATTCGTTTCCTTGAAAACGAATATAATACCCAGTTATTCTTGTATCACAATAAACAATTGTATATTACCCAGACCGGAAAGGTACTTAAAAAGCGTCTGATGACTATGAAAAATGATCAGCTCTCAATTTTTGAAGAAATGAAAAGTGTCAGTGGAGATATCGAATTATTATCTATCGGAGTTACAATGACGATTGGAGAATATGCAGTTGTTGACAGGATTGCGGATTTTATGAATCAACATCCAGATATGAATTTACATATTCATTTTGGGAATACGTCACAGTTGCTTTCGTTATTAGATGAAGGGAAGATTAATCTTGCTTTAGTGGAAGGAAATTATCCGAAAGATCGTTACGGACACATGAATTATAGTACAGAAGATTACATTGGGGTCTGCAAGGTTTCCCATACATTTCTGAAAAAGAATCCAAAGACTATGAATGATCTGAAAAACGAACGTTTGATTGTACGGGAGAGTGGCTCGGGGACAAGGAATATACTGGAAGAGTTGCTTTTGGCACGAGGAATGGAAATTCCTGACTTTGAGCGTTGTATAGAAGTGGAAAATATGCACACGATTATAGGTCTGTTAAAACGGGATTGTGGAATTTCATTTATGTATAAGATTGCAGTCGCGGATGAATTAGAGTCGGGAGTGTTGAAAGAAATAAAGCTTTCGGATTTTAAAATGCAGCATGATTTTGATTTTATCTGGGAAAAAGACAGTATTTATACGGATAAATATGTAGAAATATGTAAGGAGCTGTCCATTTCTAAATAA
- a CDS encoding DUF4317 family protein, whose product MIDREDMLALTRRMTVKRTSMTRIAGGYMDSDGCIDGTFNIAFLKLSPANREKNLQIAKKVPFAETNQNLQEYKFLQENMQNDSLWKLLMGMRACGLKNDALMETFYEIVGANYKSKGDYAVYVFHDRYDIPVKGTDHERQGESEKMYEYLICAICPVSGDYEPGEPECGFLFPAFMDESAALNYIDIYQADMNHPHIELLEMLGI is encoded by the coding sequence ATGATAGACAGAGAAGATATGCTGGCGCTTACAAGGCGCATGACAGTTAAGCGAACATCAATGACAAGGATAGCCGGGGGATACATGGATTCAGACGGTTGCATTGACGGGACATTTAATATTGCATTTTTGAAATTAAGTCCGGCGAATCGAGAGAAAAACTTGCAGATTGCAAAGAAAGTTCCGTTTGCAGAAACGAATCAAAACTTGCAAGAATACAAATTTTTGCAGGAAAATATGCAAAATGACAGCTTGTGGAAACTTTTGATGGGAATGCGGGCATGCGGACTGAAAAATGATGCATTAATGGAGACATTTTATGAGATTGTAGGAGCAAATTATAAATCGAAAGGTGATTATGCTGTTTACGTGTTTCACGACCGTTACGATATTCCGGTGAAGGGAACGGATCATGAGCGTCAGGGAGAATCCGAGAAAATGTATGAATATCTAATCTGCGCGATTTGCCCGGTGAGTGGTGATTATGAACCGGGAGAACCCGAGTGTGGATTTTTGTTTCCGGCATTTATGGATGAAAGCGCGGCATTAAATTATATAGATATATATCAGGCTGACATGAACCATCCTCATATAGAATTGCTGGAAATGCTTGGAATATGA
- a CDS encoding phospholipase D family protein: MKKHKICKILLVILAIFLCVAFYELLGICVAYKKQPEVSNTTKKETKNGSWNECSENTERAVIIEKNPEALLQRVRLIKNAKKEIILSTFAFQSDESGKLILGALHDAADRGVHIRLLVDGMESWIDMEGNPYFYGLSSHENVEIKLYNKANPLKPWKMMGRMHDKYLIADGKRYILGGRNTYNYFLGDFPGHKNYDRDVLVVCDEPEKENSVNQLSEYFETIWNQEDSGYFHNNKKLANRKSVKNAVLELQNGYQKYFEENKERICDTDYTDETFETEKITLVSNPIHTGSKEPVVWYQLGELMKNAKNRVKIHTPYIICNDMMYNTWEEIAENVSDFSIMTNSVANNGNPFGSADYARNRNRILNTGIDIWEYEGGYSYHGKSILIDDDLSVIGSFNMDMRSAYLDTELMLVIRSKDINKQLEEGMMEYEKVSRQILEGGTYNDPYHVEPIELTKKRQRNILLVQHLLGWARYLF, encoded by the coding sequence ATGAAAAAGCATAAAATATGTAAAATCCTTCTTGTTATACTGGCAATTTTTTTATGTGTGGCTTTTTATGAATTGCTCGGAATCTGCGTTGCATATAAAAAGCAGCCGGAAGTGTCCAATACAACCAAAAAAGAAACAAAAAATGGGTCATGGAACGAATGCAGTGAAAATACAGAACGGGCAGTAATCATAGAAAAGAATCCAGAAGCACTTTTACAAAGAGTGCGTTTGATCAAGAATGCAAAAAAGGAAATTATTCTTTCTACTTTTGCATTTCAATCCGATGAAAGTGGAAAATTGATTTTAGGAGCACTGCATGATGCGGCAGACAGAGGTGTACATATTCGTCTGTTAGTAGATGGAATGGAGAGCTGGATTGATATGGAAGGAAATCCGTATTTCTATGGATTATCTTCCCATGAGAATGTTGAAATTAAACTGTATAATAAGGCCAATCCGTTGAAACCGTGGAAAATGATGGGTAGAATGCATGATAAATATTTGATTGCAGATGGAAAGAGATATATTCTTGGGGGAAGAAATACATACAATTATTTCCTGGGTGATTTTCCGGGACATAAGAACTATGACAGAGACGTGTTGGTGGTTTGCGATGAACCTGAGAAAGAAAATTCAGTTAACCAGTTGTCAGAGTATTTTGAAACCATATGGAATCAGGAAGACAGTGGTTATTTTCATAACAATAAAAAACTGGCAAATAGAAAATCTGTAAAGAATGCAGTTTTAGAGCTGCAGAACGGCTATCAGAAATATTTTGAAGAGAATAAGGAAAGAATCTGCGATACCGATTACACGGACGAAACTTTTGAGACAGAAAAGATTACATTAGTATCAAATCCTATTCACACAGGTTCCAAAGAACCAGTAGTGTGGTATCAGTTGGGAGAATTGATGAAAAATGCAAAAAATCGTGTGAAGATTCACACGCCATATATTATCTGTAATGATATGATGTATAATACATGGGAGGAGATTGCAGAGAACGTTTCAGATTTTTCTATCATGACCAATTCGGTTGCCAACAATGGAAATCCGTTTGGTTCTGCTGATTATGCGAGAAACAGAAACAGAATTTTAAATACAGGAATTGATATCTGGGAGTATGAAGGCGGCTATTCTTACCACGGAAAAAGTATTCTGATTGACGATGATCTGTCTGTAATCGGTTCCTTTAATATGGACATGAGAAGTGCATATCTGGATACGGAACTGATGCTTGTAATACGCAGTAAAGATATTAATAAACAGTTGGAAGAGGGCATGATGGAATATGAAAAAGTGTCCCGCCAGATATTAGAAGGCGGAACTTATAATGATCCATATCATGTAGAGCCAATTGAATTGACAAAGAAGCGTCAGAGAAACATACTTTTGGTACAGCATCTGCTTGGATGGGCAAGGTATCTGTTTTAA